One segment of Nomascus leucogenys isolate Asia chromosome 20, Asia_NLE_v1, whole genome shotgun sequence DNA contains the following:
- the AMER3 gene encoding APC membrane recruitment protein 3, with product MELKRGKTFIKSSLQVSHEKPPDPAAVAAAREGAGPWSVLPGGQQRPHSEKGPQASPSAQEYDRCPNKGAQLDPKGGPAAVCGATFKPVRKSKTHDSMSGAGRATAATGQLVGSASFPGSPGSRRMIDYRHFVPQMPFVPAVAKSIPRKRISLKRPKKCFRNLFHIRRNKTEDLASLAAEGKSLPSPGDPSDPGGRRSKAFLPTGEVLGLDSLCQDLSDSELLADASFGLCRALCEDVASLQSFDSLTGCGEVFADESSVPSLELNEGPESPTEAAQGLESKVPRGPLQGSVEQLASPAQNEASDFTRFWDSVNRSVRQQQRALLGPWLSGPQGTDRDQPRLDTAGLAELPLYPCRDPRSGSKASSVDTGTPKSEQPESVSTSDEGYYDSFSPGLEEDKKEAESPGTPAATFPRDSYSGDALYELFHDPSEGPVGPSPDDDLCVSESLSGPALGTPLSICSFRVGAEENLAPAPGPDLLSQGFLQSSWKGKECLLKLCDTELAITMGIVSWLRRGPTPRAPPTPGQPAAPPGPQGAPRAPTEKLGGREGLTSDAGGATVCSAPSRQELWAHPGTTGLLAGESKALGGATQGTGTLSRDASREEETRGHSEGLFSSVESAATSTTDTSSKNKAPVPSAWPCSQKEPGPPRVLGCFRGPWRPAHGGDTLDAEPMLAGCVAHVAALKINSNDQTPAPWPPRQDMGSGLFGQCRARGPDVLEQKQSSSSPSMTTVHGLPYSASTQDQRCRDRVQDLSWLRMEPTGLGVQAWASVEDQPLQLSTEAVKQVAHGSQLDSEPPSAPAARQSSQGHHPENLGLTLNSQQEVGVSASAPECRCSLLAREVLLCGQPEVGAFGPAMAEPHL from the coding sequence ATGGAGCTGAAGAGAGGAAAGACCTTCATCAAGTCCAGCCTGCAGGTTTCCCACGAGAAACCCCCAGACCCAGCAGCCGTGGCTGCAGCCAGGGAGGGGGCAGGCCCCTGGTCAGTCCTGCCAGGAGGGCAACAGAGGCCCCACAGTGAGAAGGGCCCTCAAGCCAGCCCCAGTGCCCAAGAATACGACAGATGCCCCAACAAAGGGGCACAGCTGGACCCCAAAGGGGGACCCGCAGCCGTCTGCGGAGCCACCTTCAAACCGgtgcgaaagagcaagactcacGACAGCATGTCTGGGGCAGGCAGGGCGACGGCTGCCACAGGGCAGCTGGTGGGCAGTGCAAGCTTCCCGGGCTCCCCGGGCAGCCGGCGCATGATCGACTACCGCCACTTTGTGCCCCAGATGCCCTTCGTGCCGGCTGTGGCCAAGAGCATCCCGAGGAAAAGGATTTCCCTGAAAAGGCCCAAGAAGTGCTTTCGGAACCTATTCCACATTCGCAGAAACAAGACTGAGGACTTGGCCTCGCTGGCGGCCGAGGGGAAAAGCCTGCCCTCCCCAGGGGACCCGTCAGACCCTGGGGGGCGGCGAAGCAAAGCCTTCCTCCCCACAGGTGAGGTGCTGGGGCTGGACAGCCTGTGCCAGGACCTTTCGGACAGCGAGCTCCTGGCCGATGCATCCTTTGGTCTCTGCAGGGCCCTGTGTGAGGACGTGGCCTCACTCCAGAGCTTCGACTCGCTCACGGGTTGTGGGGAGGTCTTTGCAGATGAGAGCTCGGTGCCATCCCTGGAGCTGAATGAGGGCCCGGAGAGCCCAACTGAGGCTGCTCAGGGCCTGGAGAGCAAGGTTCCCAGGGGTCCTCTCCAGGGCAGTGTGGAGCAGCTGGCCTCACCCGCCCAGAATGAAGCCTCTGACTTCACCAGGTTCTGGGACAGTGTGAATCGCTCAGTGCGTCAGCAGCAGCGTGCCCTGCTAGGCCCGTGGCTTTCAGGCCCCCAGGGGACAGACAGGGACCAACCCCGGCTGGACACAGCTGGGCTCGCGGAGCTGCCCCTCTACCCCTGCAGGGACCCTCGCAGTGGCTCCAAAGCCAGCTCCGTCGACACAGGCACCCCCAAGAGTGAGCAGCCCGAATCTGTGTCCACAAGTGACGAGGGCTACTATGATTCCTTCTCGCCAGGCCTTGAGGAGGACAAGAAGGAAGCTGAGAGCCCAGGCACTCCTGCTGCCACCTTCCCACGGGACAGCTACAGTGGGGACGCCCTCTATGAGCTCTTCCACGACCCCAGCGAGGGTCCTGTTGGCCCCAGCCCAGATGATGACCTGTGCGTGTCTGAGAGTCTGTCAGGGCCAGCCCTGGGGACGCCACTGTCCATATGCAGCTTCCGAGTGGGGGCCGAGGAGAACTTGGCCCCAGCACCAGGCCCTGACCTCCTCAGCCAGGGCTTCCTACAGAGCTCCTGGAAGGGCAAGGAGTGCCTGCTGAAGCTGTGTGACACTGAGCTTGCCATCACCATGGGCATTGTCAGCTGGCTGCGCCGAGGCCCCACGCCCCGTGCCCCACCCACCCCTGGGCAGCCTGCAGCTCCACCTGGTCCCCAGGGAGCCCCCAGGGCACCCACAGAGAAGCTGGGGGGCAGGGAAGGCCTGACCTCAGATGCAGGGGGGGCAACAGTTTGCTCAGCACCCAGCAGGCAGGAGCTGTGGGCACACCCGGGCACCACAGGCCTGCTCGCCGGAGAGAGCAAGGCCCTCGGGGGAGCCACACAAGGGACTGGCACACTGTCCAGGGATGCCTCTCGAGAGGAAGAGACACGAGGTCACTCTGAAGGCTTGTTCTCCTCTGTGGAGTCTGCAGCCACTTCGACAACAGATACTTCCAGTAAAAACAAGGCCCCAGTCCCTTCTGCCTGGCCCTGCTCCCAGAAGGAGCCTGGGCCACCACGGGTCCTGGGGTGTTTCCGAGGCCCCTGGAGGCCGGCTCATGGGGGTGACACTCTGGATGCAGAGCCCATGCTGGCAGGCTGTGTGGCCCATGTGGCAGCCCTGAAGATCAACTCAAATGACCAGACCCCGGCTCCATGGCCTCCAAGGCAAGACATGGGCAGTGGGCTCTTTGGACAGTGCCGGGCCAGGGGCCCTGACGTGCTGGAGCAGAAACAGTCCAGCAGCTCCCCCAGCATGACCACTGTCCATGGCCTGCCCTACTCGGCCAGCACACAGGACCAGAGGTGTCGAGATCGTGTCCAGGACCTGAGCTGGCTCAGGATGGAGCCCACCGGGCTAGGTGTCCAGGCCTGGGCCTCTGTGGAGGACCAGCCCCTGCAGCTCAGCACAGAGGCTGTGAAGCAGGTGGCACACGGCAGTCAGCTGGACTCTGAGCCCCCCTCAGCCCCTGCTGCCCGGCAGAGTTCCCAGGGCCACCATCCAGAAAACCTGGGCCTCACTTTGAACAGCCAGCAGGAAGTAGGGGTCTCTGCAAGTGCCCCAGAATGCCGCTGTAGCCTCCTGGCCCGTGAAGTCCTCCTCTGTGGCCAGCCAGAAGTGGGGGCCTTCGGGCCAGCCATGGCTGAGCCCCATCTGTAG